TTGAGCGCGCCCTCGAAACGGGCCCACACCTCGTCCATCCACTCGCCGCGCAGGTAGCAATAGCCAACCGTCGCGCCCATGGCATACGCACCGATGGCCATGCCCTCGACCAGGGCGTGCGGGTTGAAGCGGATGATGTCGCGGTCCTTGCAGGTGCCCGGTTCCGATTCGTCGGCATTGCAGACCAGGTACTTCTGGCCCGGCGCGTTGCGCGGCATGAACGACCACTTCAGACCCGTCGGGAATCCCGCGCCGCCGCGCCCGCGCAGGCCCGAGGCCTTGACTTCCTCGATCACCTGCTCGGGAGTGAGTTCCCCGGCCAGGATGCGCCGCCAGGCACTGTAGCCGCCCAGGCGCACGTAGGTGTCGAAGGCCCACGGCTCGGGCTCGCCCAGGGTTTCGAAACAGACTTTGACTTCCGCCGTCATGGTGTCAGTCCAGCGCGTCCAGGATTTGATCGACCCGCTCGGGCGTCAGATGCTCGTGGTAGACGTGGTCCACCTGCATCATTGGTGCGCCGCAGCAGCAGGCCAGGCACTCTTCCTCGGGCTTCAGATAGAACTTGCCGTCCGGCGTGCTGTGGCCGAGTTTCACGCCGAGCCTGCGCTCGACATGCGCCACGATGTCGTCAGCGCCGCGCAGCATGCACGAGATGTTGGTGCAGACCGAAATCGAATGGCGGCCGACCGGCTTGGTCTCGAACATCGAGTAGAAGCTCGCCACCTCGTACACGTCCATGGCTTCCAGTTGCAGGTACCCGGCCACCGCATCCATCAGCTCGACGGTGAGGTAACCGCCGTTCTCGTGCTGCACCTCGCGCAGCGCCGCCAGCACCGCCGAACGTTTCTGGTCGGCCGGAAACTTGGCCACCCAGTGATCGATTTCGTGGCGGGCGTGTTCGGAAAGAATGCCCTGATACGACTGTGTCATCGGTCGATCTCGCCAAACACGATGTCCAGGGTGGCGATGATGGCCAC
This Immundisolibacter cernigliae DNA region includes the following protein-coding sequences:
- the nuoE gene encoding NADH-quinone oxidoreductase subunit NuoE, with product MTQSYQGILSEHARHEIDHWVAKFPADQKRSAVLAALREVQHENGGYLTVELMDAVAGYLQLEAMDVYEVASFYSMFETKPVGRHSISVCTNISCMLRGADDIVAHVERRLGVKLGHSTPDGKFYLKPEEECLACCCGAPMMQVDHVYHEHLTPERVDQILDALD